A segment of the Marinobacter arenosus genome:
ATACTTCTGCGCCAGATTGGCGGCACTGCTATTTGGGTAGTCCCTGACAACCGTTTCCATCCGCCGCCTGGCCTCCTGTTTCTCGCCAAGCCGATCAAGAGTGACTCCCAACTTGTAGACAGCATCCGGGGCTTTCCGATGGTCAGGATACCGTGTTGCGACAATCGTGAAGGCCTGCTTGGCCTGCTCCAACTGAGGCTTCACGAGGTAGACCTCTCCCAGCCAGTAGTAAGCGTTAACGGTCAGATCCCCTTCCGGGTACTGATCGATGAACTCGTAAAGCTGGCTGATTGCCTCGTCATAGTTCTTCTGGTTCCGAATCAGGTCCTGGATCGCCTCGTACTGCTTGCGCTCCTCAGCATCAGGCTGACGATACTCCTTGG
Coding sequences within it:
- the ybgF gene encoding tol-pal system protein YbgF, which codes for MRKLLMAAVVLPFAFGQAGVALAQSTTQAFQNSSSEAQRKANSSQATAELFYMIQQLQGEVRRLQGQVEEQKYEIDRLKEQGRDRYIDLDQRILDLSEKIAEQPASSPGAGAGVAGAAGGAATATKEYRQPDAEERKQYEAIQDLIRNQKNYDEAISQLYEFIDQYPEGDLTVNAYYWLGEVYLVKPQLEQAKQAFTIVATRYPDHRKAPDAVYKLGVTLDRLGEKQEARRRMETVVRDYPNSSAANLAQKYLGS